Genomic window (Kwoniella dendrophila CBS 6074 chromosome 1, complete sequence):
ATTTTTGACGTTGAATAACTATttttatgataatgatgatattatgATAAAACTGCGGTGACAAAGGAAGAAAGGTGGATATAGATCGGTATCTttgaagaaagggaaaggaatttgatgatgatgatgcttgtTGAAGGGAAGACTGCGTAAGTTCGGATTGTCTTCTGATAGGGGAATGTCTTGGTTGTTGGCTTGGCCTTTAGTACTAATAACAAGTTGTGTGTatgaaatgataatgacgCAAATAGTAAAGAATGTGGTCCGGTAACAGCTGTCTGGTTGTCTATAAGTCtgattgaaagagaaaagaatgaatatAAGTTGATTGCTTGAAACTACTATAATGAGGAAGGGGAAGAAATTTTTgaacagatgatgatgttgatgcttAATTATTTAGCGACGTTGTTCTATTGGAATTATTGTAGTAGTTGTAATCGCAGTCGTCAAGCAGGAAGAAGTACAATGCCGAAATATAACTTATAACAAAGCGcaaaacaaaagaagaaaaaaaccTCTTCTTGTTTTGTCTCTTAATTAAGCAACAATTATGACATGATAATCTCGTTATGCTTCTCTCTCTTCAACTTGCTTTttgttcatattcatcttacCCTAAGGTTATTCTTGGCAACAGGTCTTGTGcacattttcaccattacaGCATTTGAAAGTAAACAACAATTCGGTCACCGATACTACTCTTCGGTAAGGGTAGTTACTCTACTGTCGATCCCACATCTTTGAGAATCATCACAAGAGGATATACAGGACAACGTTCTAGTAGGGTATCCTGAATACCAAAAGTTTAATTACTAGAGTTCCAAGCTAAAAGTCTAGGTCTTGGTGCTGTTGCAGGACAACAAAGGAGTATTGGCGTACCGGTAAATTGCTTGGTGATCCTTGCTTCTTCTGTATTAAACTTGAAAGTAGATAAAAAGGGTAAAACAAGGTACAAAAACAGAAGAGCTAAGCGTCATAGGTACATGCACGAAAAGATCATATGCACAGATCAAAACGGGGTAAAGAAATAAGAAAATAGGGTAAATGCAAAACTCGCAGTCTCTCTTCCTCTTTAACTCTCCGGTATAACAGAACTTTATTCATGCACCAAAACACGCGTTGTTTTGCTCTTATCGTTATTTTCGTTATCTTACAGTCCCATAATAGATTACTTTGTTTACATGTTTAGTCTTAACTCGAGCGATATTGGGATAGCGCATGTGGCATCTTGGATAAGAAGATGTCTCTGCGGGAACACAGACAGCTTGAGCGAGCGAATACCATACAGTGTCAAGATAGATAACCCTATATTGAACAATTCaaagctttttcatttgataagGTATCCCCTGATACGCCCAAAGAGCCCGCATTATCTGATTGACGCGACTCTACCTTTTTTTAAAGTgatcctcatcctcatcctgATCTTCAAGCTCCCATCACTCTAAAAGGAACGATTGTTTTTCAATAGCCCCTGACATACAAAATTATCCTGATCTAACAATAGGATCGGTAAACACCAACTGAAGGGATCATCAGGTTTCATGATTTAATTACAGGTTACAATTAACTGCTGATCAAATTGGCGGCCGAGACTACTGATATTTCAACTGGGATGTAAAGTTACCGTTTTTCACTATCCTTGTGAATATATCATTGCAAGTGAAATATGCTGAACCATGTATATCGTTAAACCACGATTGCATTCGGTATACCATGCTATGCTTTTGAGTTATACAGGCAATTTCAACCATGCAGAGTCTAACCAACATATTTGAGTGGAAATATGCTATAGATGAATACAGTTGTGTTTGAAGATTCTTGAAAGGAGACAAGCTTTGATATTCCCTCAAACAAAGTTAGTCTTGGTCTATAGATTTGAAATAgatccatcttcagcttttactGACTAGTAAGCAGACGCACCATCGAGATACGCTTGTAGGAAAGCGCTTTCACGTGAGGCTTGACGCTCATAACTGTCAGTCAACTGATAAATCTGAACTATACAGCCTAGAAATACTTGACTATACTAAACTATTGAAGTGAATGTCCTCGCTTATGAGTTTATCGGTACATATCTTAATTAAACCTTGTTCAAGCGGGTTCTGCTAGAACCGCAAGACTCCAAATGCATCAACTGGAAGTGATCATTCACTGTCTTGGATAACTCAGATGGGATAACCTAGTAATGAATCGAAGTACAGCCGCGGACCTGTCTTGTGTTCAGTCATGAAGAGGCGGTGTATAGCCTATGCGGACCAATGAACCCAAATCTGTTCACTCATCCTCGATGTAATATATAGTAGTATTGAAAGTTCAAAGATTCCAATATTCCTACCTATGTACTGCTAACAGTTCATCATCCATACATCAATGCACCTCGTCTAAATAGTAGAAGCCGCTTGTGGAAGTATTTCTGACGATTTTGATTCGATCAATCTGATGGACATCCTTAGTACAAAGTAGTCATCATCACTGTACTACGATGAAGAGTTGCGATAAGTGATGAGTGGAGATTTGATCAGCCGGCATTATTCGGTCCGAGAAATTCGTCGTTTCCAGAGTTGAACTTCTACGGCTCGATTTACATCAAGTTGTTTACATTAGTATATTTGAATGAAGAGAATGAATGTCAAACACAAAAATCACCTCTAAAGCTCGTGGTACAGAACAAGTGTCAAATTGAGACAACGACTTGCAGTTTTCAATAACAACTATGAATGTCTGTTTAGCTTTTACCAATAGATTCTTCGTGACTGTCTTTCCTTGTTCTTTCATGGTGAAAATGGAATACGGTGATGTACGGCTTTAGAAGGGTAATATATTCgttgaaagatgaagtgCCACACATTGCGTCAATCCAAACCTCACTGTACGGTGTTTTCGGTATTATACCGCAAGAGTGCCACCTTTCCGAGTTCTTCCGGTGTTATAGGGTTTTTCGTTATCTACACCATAGAAAAGAACGGATaaaaaaaattaaaaacAGACGGAGAAGAGCTACGGTGATGCATTTCCCATAATTAACACTAAAATCATATCATTGGCTCAAACCACCCACTCACTCACTCACTCACTCACTCCACATAGTAAACCCATATTCCATATACCTCCACGCTTCTCACCGTTAGCCCCCCTTTCCACCTTTCCACTCAACCGTTTATTTTAACTTTCTTTATATTccttcaacttgatctttttctctcttttcttctttttctcaaCTCTCCACTCTTTTCACtcttgttttttttttacgGATCTGTAACGAGGTAGTTGTGAGTAGCattttctctcatttctttTCAGGTGTTCCAATCCGAGCTCTGTCCATTTTGGAAGTTTGGAGAGGAGATGGATCAACTGTTTCTGTGAAAGGCCGATTCTACGCGTGGAAACATCATTGCGTAGTCTCACACCTTTACCATGattcttcatccatatccTCACATTCCCTACCCTCTCTCTGCCAGTTTTTGACTGTTCTTGTTCACTCTAGCAATAACTGACTTGCCTGTTTTCAATAGCAAAATGTCCGACgttaaaaaaccaaaagatgCCAAAGCTTTCTTAACTGATTTCTTGATGGGTGGTGTATCCGCTGCTGTCTCAAAGACTGCTGCTGCTCCCATTGAACGAATCAAGCTTTTGGTTCAAAACCAAGATGAGATGTGagttttagctttttttttctccTAGTCACACAGAAAGATCATCACTAATATATATTCATACTCAGGATCAAACAAGGTCGTCTCGCTACCCCTTACAAAGGTATTGGTGACTGTTTCTCAAGAACCtacaaagaagaaggtatggcCTCCCTTTGGAGAGGTAACACCGCCAACGTTATCCGATACTTCCCAACCCAAGCTCTTAACTTCGCCTTCAAAGATTACTTCAAATCTCTTTTCGGTTTCAAAAAATCCGAAGGTTACTGGAAATGGTTCGCTGGTAACATTGCTTCCGGTGGTGCTGCTGGTGCCTCTTCTTTACTCTTCGTTTACTCCCTTGATTACGCACGAACTCGATTGGCCAATGACAACAAATCCGCTAAAAAAGGTGGTTCAAGACAATTCAACGGTTTAGTAGATGTCTACAAGAAGACCCTCGCTTCTGATGGTATTGCTGGTCTTTACAGAGGTTTCGTTCCTTCAGTCGTCGGTATCATTGTCTACAGAGGTCTCTACTTCGGTCTTTACGATTCTATCAAACCTGTCATCCTTGTTGGTCCTCTTGAAGGTAACTTCTTAGCTTCATTCGCTCTTGGTTGGACCGTCACCACCTCAGCTGGTCTTGCTTCATACCCACTTGATACCATCAGAcgaagaatgatgatgacttCAGGTGGTACCGTTCACTACAAATCTATGATGGATGCCGGTTCTCAAATCGttgctaaagaaggtatcaAATCCCTCTTCAAGGGTGCCGGTGCTAACATTCTTAGAGGTGTTGCCGGTGCTGGTGTTTTGTCATTATACGACAAAATGCAAGAATTAATGTTCGGTAAAGTCTACTCTGTAAGTTGACTTTGATTTGTTTCATTATATCTGATCAATGCTAATATGTTTCTCATTGATAGGGTGGTTCCGGATAAACGGATCGATTTAACCAACTTAAGTCATTCTTCTAATCCTTTCCAACCAAAAAGATAGAATTTTTTGTTTGATACCAAAATTTTCTATTTCATAAAACTACCTCGCATATATACAGATTCTTCCCACAAAAAAAACTGCAAAATAACCCTTTCTTTACCATGATTTGTTTCTCATTTCTTATCATATGACCTTTTTCTAATGTCATTTAATCATAAAATCATCCGCTtcttattttcttttcttaccTTGCCTTGCTAaatttttggttttggttttagTTAGTTATGGGTTGTGGTCTATTTTATATTATTTACATAGGGAGGGAAAATATTTTAACGAGATGTAGCAGGATGGCGATACGCATAGACTTGTTTCACGTTGCAGTCGCATTACATACCGCACACTCATCAACCTGTTCAGTTGCACTCTATCTAAGAGTTCACATTGGCATTGAGTTGTCCTACCTTATGGTGCAGCTGAACATGATAATTGACTTGACTGGTGGAGATTGACTAGACACTAAACGCGTCATTAGATGTCCAATCAACCgtgaaaaagatcaatataaTAACTTTAATTTCTACGACCTTGCATATCTCGAACACGCTTTTatatttcaacttcaagttTCATACCCTTGTGAATATACTTATCGTTTGGCCTGACTCTTGAGTGATGGCGAAGATTGAATGGAGACCATGAGTGGTAAATTGGAAGATGTCCGACGATCTGACCATTACAGGCGAGGGAACAGCAGAAGTTGGAGGTAAAATCAACCCAGCCAGTCCGATGGATCAAGATGAGGATCAGTACGATTTCGATATACCGTATGACGAGGAACTGGAATTGGCTTTACAGTCTGCGGAATCACAGACATGTTACAATACCACGACCACTAATACTACCACCATTATAGATGAAACACAAGATGGTTCTGTCAAATCTATGTCTGCCTCGATTGATATCGAAGATTTACCATTAGGATTGAATTCACCATTGGAAGAAACGGAGAGATTAAGTCCTTTCCAACAATTCAGAAAGAAAGGTTATTTAAGTGTTTCGGATCTAGTTGGTCCTCTATGGTGTGAAACTCAGGTAAGTCAAGAAGCATATTGCAAGGCTCAATTACTCTTCACCTCATCTTAACGAAATACAATGCTAACAAAgatattgttttgatttttgtagTACGATTAGTCAGTATATCTCTTATGGTACTCATGATGGCTCAGTCTCATCGCTTGAAAGGCCTTAAATCAGTTATATATTTTAACTACATGCTAACCAATCGATTTTTACGCTTAGCCGATTACGcactttaccttttttaccaccttcacaaagACCAGATACTATAAAATCCAAAGATGGTAATGAAATAGTAGTTGATAAAGTGAAAGTTGAGGATAAGGAGAAGATTCTTAAAAGAGGAGAGGTAAGTCCTCTGTTCATCTagaataatgaaaatactTTTCTGATTATACTAGAAAATCTATTCAAATCTATTAGAAAATTCATAAAAGgttagaaagagaaattcatcctgaagaaatcaaagtaCCCATATCcactgaagaagatatatgGGGATTAAGGTAAGTAAAATTAATTGAATGGAAACCGTTGCAATAATTAGAACTTATCGTATACTGATAATATGACTCAACTTAGATTCTTGAATATGCTTGCTGCAATGGAAGCTTTATTAGTGTTAGGTAAATGTCGTGAATTACCTGTAGTAGGGTTTATAAAAGGTGTTCTGGTTTATGGTATTATAGTGAGTATATAATCACACAACTTACTTCGATTCATCCTCCAGAGTGGGGTAGGAGTTACAGATATTGATTGTTTCGGATTTGTGTATATTTGTAGGATGAAATAACAAGAGAACcgattccttcttcatcaacttctgatatagatgatagCTCGACCAAGAAGCCAGCTCAAACTTCACTTACATCATTTTTCACCTCGtcaaaacctaaacctgatcaaacaaaaacaaatatcAAACCTAAAACTCATCGACTTTACATATCGGATTCAAAAACTAGAGCCTCAAATGTATTACCAAATGAAGAAGACACTTTATCAGGTAGATTACAAGTCATGTTatataaagaattattagattcTATCTTACTTTCAGCTACTAACTCTACCTCAAGCTCTCAAAACGGATCAAGTAGTAGTAACgttaattcatcaattttacctaGTCGTAACCCATTTTCATGGGATTTTATCTTTGCTCATTTAGATTTAAATCCgaatttgacattttcaCAAGGTTTTCTGGATCAAAGTAAATTAGTCGTATTAGGTAATGGGCTCAGATTTAatgctgataaagctgaaactttgaatgatatgaaagagatttgGAATCAATACGTTCTGGAATTAGGTCTAGGTACAAGCACAAATACAGCTTCAATCCCAATCAAAAATCGATCTAAAGGCAAATGTAAAGCTAAAATAGAGGCACAAGAAGACGGAAATCTCGGTAGAACGGAAGATTCCCTTAAATTAGTGTATAGGAAAGCTgggggaaagaagaagaccaAGAAGGAACGCGGTGATAGAAGAACTAAAAAGCGTAGAACTAGGGCTACCAGAAACGGGAATTTGGATGGaaataatgatgacgaaCAAGGTGAACCGCCACCGTCATCATCTCTCTTCTTACCTCATCAAGATGGGCAAAATGATACCAATGctgttgaagaggaagaggatcGATTAGTCAGATTGGCAATTGTAGAATCCCTTAAACCAATTTCAGATGGTCTTGAAACTAATGGTGAAGCTGAGGAGGAGAATCACACTGACGCTGATGGAAAATTAGAATTCGAGATACCTAGACCACCTACTCGATCAAGTGAACATCTATATTGGGGCGAAAGTGATGGGGATAATGATCaggatgagaaagaagatgatgaattagcttgGGCGGTAGAGATGAGTTTGACAAATCCAGATGTAGGAAATTTCgaatctgaaaatggtttGAAGGATGGTCAAGGTATAGTTAATGTTATCAAAACACCAAAATCCTCTCAACAAGCAAACAACGCGTCTTCTCCAAAGTCTTCTCAATCATGGcatgaaattgaagaaatacCGCCTGAATCGCAGACTAGCCAGAGCAAGAGCACTTCCAATGAAACCACAATTAACAAAAAGTCTTCCTCGAAATCTCAAAACAGAGACAAAGAAAGCAACGATAAAtccgatgaagaagaaggcaaTTTACCATCAGGTACAATTATAGGTACACATAAATTCAAGCATTCACCATTACTCTTAGCTAAACATCTAGATAGTGTATTTCAATTTTGGATGGGTGAAAGAGAACCTATTGGTGTTAATTTACATCAAACTAAACGTTGTGGATGGTGTGAGTTTGAACAGAATTGTGAATGGAGGTTGGTGTTTTTTACAATTGTGTTCTATGGTATATGATCATAAGCTGATCTAAGTGATTCGTTTGGTGTAATGTATATCATAGGTCGAAGAAAGCACAAGAAATTTGGCAATCACGTCAAAAATTATCAAGCTCTTGAATACTGTAGCAGAGATTGTCAATATCGCGCTCACGGTTATAGATTTACAATACATATCAACTTATCACTAATCACCATAAAGCATACAGATCACAAATAACATACTACCTTATTCATAACTATTGCTGTAACCACTTATCGCTCTGCATCATGCATTGTATACTGTCAAACTGCAGACCTTGTCAGTATATCACAGTAGTACAATGTAGCAGGTATAATCTGACTTATCGCAAGATTGCTGAGCCAACTTTCCTTTGGCTCTGAAAGTAGGTCATGGTAGAAAGGAGATAAGTACATTAAATAAAGGATTCTCTTTACACCACATTCCTTCCATTGCTGGTGTTCACACATTGCAACTGAATACCTTATGATATCTCAGCTGAAACTCAGTAATATAGAAGTCTACCATTCGTGGTTTACCTCTTTCCCTATTTCCCACCAACTCCATATCTTTTCACCTCAGATTTCGATTGGTATTTCTCTCTATTATTACCAACCAAACCTTACACTACAAATTGCGTATACGCTATCTCGCCAATTCCATCATCTACCTACAGGGACTCATTGGTAGCACATTAAAGCACTAGTAAACATGTTCAGCCGATCAAGTCAGAGATCCGCCCAATACGACAAATCAAGACGACCAGCTTTGACCGAAAGAGAAGAGTAAGAGAGATCAAAACGAGAAAtaatcaaagatcaaagtaGTGTATTCAGTCAAGAAGTTGCTGATAGGAAAATAGACAGAATGAAAGAGACTGATCCTGAACTATACAAATTGTTAACTACTGATCGGAAATTAGCAACGGATCTCATAGTTACAGACATGGGAATTTCCAGTGAAATAGCTGATACCATGGATCACATCTCTGAACAGATGTTCTATACTTTTAAAGAATCGGTAGATATTTCAAAGGGACCAAGAGATATTCATGAGGTATTGAAACAATGTAAATCATCGCTTAAGGACTTGGAATTGTATCTTATCAAACCTTATAAACCATTCGATACCAATTCAAACTCGGCAGACTCGAATGCTGAATATATCAGGATGAATTTTTACTCAGAAGAGATGCGCAAAGCGATTTTCGCTGATCCAACAACAACTAGAATCACCAGTAAAGACAATATCGAAACAGCTGTGAATGGTTCAAATTGGAGTTCATATGTAAAAAAACCATTAAATCATGAACTgttgaaatcaaattttgGTAAAGATTAGTCTTTCAAGTTTGATGGACGATCATAAATACAGTACTGTACAGTATTATTGGTACAAATCAATTGTATTCTAGTCGGTACTATGATGGAATCTTCTGATATAACTTAGAGAATCACGAGATAAACTTTCGATACATTTTCTTATAAATATATAATTTTCAGtacaatatatatagctAGATATAAACCTCGTTGCATTTGACCGCCTTTCTAGGATGTGCATACTATAGAGAAAAGCAATCAGAAAATGGCGTTTTAATGTTCAATGCGAACAAATAAATCCTTTGATTCATCACCTCTTTTCATAAGCCAGTGAGAAGGTATCCTTCTCGTTTCGATATTGTCATCTGCTTTGTCACTTTTGTACCAACCATACAGCTCGGCAGAAGTGCAGAGAATCTGAAAGGATAGACAATAATTGTGAGGTGAGACGGTTGAGTTTGCCACAACATGCAGTGTAATGGACCTCTTTTAAGCGATTTCCATTTTATTTAGTTCATTCTTCTAATCATATTTGCTATCCACACATCACTTCTTCCTGAATTAACGAACTTTTTCAATACAAATTACATCCCTTGAGTATATCCCATTTATCAGGATTTCGCTCAGATCTTCCTTCCTTAAACGCTAGAAATTAACCTCAAAGATCAGAATACATCATGAACAGTACCGCTTCTGCTTCGCATTTCTCTACTCCCCATGAGAGATATGCATCTATAAAGGGATCAGTAATTGACAAACGAGCCAATAATCTCAGTAACAGAATAGCCGAAACCATATTCGATGATATTCAAAACACTAATCCTGAATTATATCAATTTTTATCTCGAAATCCTGAAAATGCAAAACAAG
Coding sequences:
- a CDS encoding ADP,ATP carrier protein, mitochondrial codes for the protein MSDVKKPKDAKAFLTDFLMGGVSAAVSKTAAAPIERIKLLVQNQDEMIKQGRLATPYKGIGDCFSRTYKEEGMASLWRGNTANVIRYFPTQALNFAFKDYFKSLFGFKKSEGYWKWFAGNIASGGAAGASSLLFVYSLDYARTRLANDNKSAKKGGSRQFNGLVDVYKKTLASDGIAGLYRGFVPSVVGIIVYRGLYFGLYDSIKPVILVGPLEGNFLASFALGWTVTTSAGLASYPLDTIRRRMMMTSGGTVHYKSMMDAGSQIVAKEGIKSLFKGAGANILRGVAGAGVLSLYDKMQELMFGKVYSVS